Genomic DNA from Channa argus isolate prfri chromosome 10, Channa argus male v1.0, whole genome shotgun sequence:
AAACCCAGGGCAGCTGCTCTTGCGCTGACATGAGAGGTTTGGACTTGAAGCATGGGGGATGCTGTGTGCTCTGGAGCGAGTCTGACCTTCGCACGTGCTCTTGTGTTGCTTTGTAAACTTTCCCTCAACAACAAAAGTCCTCCTCGTACTTCCGGAGAGGTTGTTTTGGTGTCCGTAAAGATACTCCAGAGGGTCACAACTGCCAAACACCAGCTTGTCATTCAGctgtttctcctcttcctgctgTAAGTTGGAGACATGTGCCTCTCCTGCGGGACCACGTCCATAGGTGGTTGATGTAGTCCTGCTCAGCCGAGACAGCCTCGGCCTCTGGTACAGAGCATCCAGCTGTCGTGTCTGGAAGTTGTCAAGGGAGACATCCCTGGTGGGGAAGGTGGGGTGGGCCAGGTGACAGATGGAGAGGAAGTAGTCCTCTGAGGAGACAGACTGGCCGTGACCGGTAATCTGGAGCGTTTTGGCCTCATTTAGATCCCTCACAGTCTCCTCAGTGCCCTCTGTTATTGTAGGCAGCAGTAGGCTTCGCTTGGACACCAGTCTCGACCGTGGTCGCATGCCTGAGAGAAAGACCAGGAGAAAAGAGGTCATGTTTAGAAACCAAGCACCCGAATGTTTAGCATTATAAAGACAGTGATGCACAATACTCTGCAAATAGCATCAGGAGCCATTAATTAGTATttaatcattcatttattttgtgtttcagagTAAATTCATAGAACTTCAATTAAATAGATGATGTGATATGACGAGGTGTCATAAGGGCCGTTTATGTCGCAGCATCTGTGTTTTACCAATCCAACAAAACAGGATTTGTTTCAACATCCTTTATAAAACTTAAGATTGAGGGTGTAACAATGTATTTACACCTATAAAAAAATAGCACAGTTTGTGGTCaggttatgtttgtttttgcaatgaCAAAAATTGTATCTGGAGGTGGTTCAGATAATAAAATTGTTAGTAatcttaaaacatttgtttatgtaaTTCACATATAAGCCTTCATCTCCTTTTCCTGGCTCTTCTGTTCTAAATTTCTGCTTACTTTAAAGTGGCAGTGTAAACAGCCCACGATACAAACAGTCTTAGTAAGGATAAGCAGGAGGCAACTTAAATAGATACCATCTGTTTAAATACCATGTCAGTCGTATAATTCCACAGAATTTGTCCGTCTATTTTCTTACATGAGTCCATATTGTTATAACCCCAAATGTAGCCCACAATATATTTTAGTCTCGACCTCCATGCCAAAAATAGATCCAGCCAAACCAAAATGCCAGCCTCTCCCAGTTTTTTTCCAAGGTGTAACCATTTGCTAAATTTAGACCCCACCTTTAGTTAACAACGGCTAAAAATGGTTCCATAGAAGCAGCTCTGTACTGAAGCACAGAAAAGCACCATATTTTTACCCCatgtattataaataattatGTAAGGATTTTCTACGCAATTTGCAGTCTCACTCACCTACTTACAGATGGTTCTTGCTGAGTCCAGGTgatcctttcttcttttttctgctctTCAAATGTCAGTCTGcagtcttgatttttttttatttgtgatgcTGTGTCTTCTGCCAGAGCTGCTTCTCCTCGATCACACTCTGAAGCTCATGCTGTCACTGACCAGAGGCAACGTTAGAATGCAAATTTATCTTCTCCTCACAtcctttctcctccctcccGCTCTCCCTCCCTATCTCTCCCTAGATTACTTTTGGTTTGCCCTCCTTCCCCGGCTCTAAAAATAGACACACCATCCATTTCCTCAGCCCCAGCACTAATGGCCAACTACAttgatggagagaaaaaagaggcagaggaagCAGGGCAAGAGGGAAAAGAGAGGGCCAAGAAAGAGCAGggggggagtgagagagagaaaaagattaGACggggaacaaaaacacaaaacagaaggATGGAGACctaatttgttctttatttctttcaagATGTGCTATTTGTAAAAATGACTAACTGTCAGTGAACATGGTTAACCCtgtaatttttcaaaatgaaggATGCTTATATTGATGTGACCTCATTGTGTAAAGCCTGTGCGTgcatctttcttttgttttcaaccTTTCAAACTTCAAATAGAGCACAAGTCACGAGTTTACAATGTTCCACTGTTGTCAttaattgtacttttatttgtcGTAGACCCTCTttagcaaacattttttaataaaccctCCTTAACAAACTAGTCTGTATCATGTTGGCtgttgaaatgtaattaatttggGCAGGCTGAAGGCCCTAGTGGACTAGGgacatgtacaaaaataaaattaaaaaatctaattcagAACAAACATGTAATTTTTATTAAGATTGACACTATAGAGAAGAACCTGTTTTTAAGGGCTGGGGGCAGATGAGGGGacagttacattttacaattaaatcatttttagatGTTTCCATAGTAGGGTACTATTGGTTAAAAGGCAACGTTTTCTTCATAATATCCGTAAATATACATGCTAATGTTCCATAACTATTAGTAGAAAACAAAAGGTAcatattttgatatatttatGATATGACATAAATAGTACAGTGTGTATGCAATATTTTGTAAGCTCACATAACCACTCACATGAGGACATATACACAAGGACAACCTCCTGTCACCAATCTGTGCCTGTATGAAATAACTAACAAACAACTTCCAGCCCTTTAAAGGATGACTtcaatgattttcaaattgctttctatggctttagtttagggtgtaaatgtaaattagtgCTTGCTCtctttctagctgaaaaactcctcctgatCGCATCagccagaggagtttttcatcatttggagCTTTGATAATGTCATCTGTGGGAGttttggaaaagcagattggccacaaatacacacacaatacatgAAGGGAAGTCAGATGgaactttaatggcattcattcacatgtactactcaaactagacccAGAATAAGAAAGTTTAGTATCAGTGAAGGGGtcctttaagtgtgtgtgtgtgtgtgtgtgtgtgtgttggtggcaGTGAGTCAGATTAGTCACGTCTGCTTCCAATCCAACCTGTAAAGagtctttgctttttttggctCTAATGGACTAGTCAGAAGGAACTAAatttacacaaagacacaaacaaactcactcagaatctctctctctcacacacacatattaatatgtaatgttttacttatttccAGCTTTTATCTCAGTGATGTTAACAGTAATTTaacaatactgtaaaaaattgcatattttttatatatatatatatatatatatatatatatatatatatatatatatatatatatatatatatatatatatatatatatatatataaaattatagtATAGGGAGCGTCACCTCTGTTGTGTTTAATACACCTTTCCTCTTTGTCTGGAATCATCTTGTTCTCATCCACTTATGGCAGTAACATTTAAATTGATGCTTATATTTTCTGGCTTTAAAAGCTTCAGTGTCTAGGAAAAGAGCACTGAACACTTTGAGTTAAGGGTTGGATAAATAGAAAGGCTCTGATTGGTGAACATAGTCATTGATTTTTGTAACTCAGCTGCCAGAGGGTTTCTAAGAAATTCTCATACAGTATAGTCATTCTCTGCAGGGCAGAGAGGGTTGTTTGCTTAGAAAGCAACTAATTCTTCCAAGAAGTTGTGCTAAAATATGTttgggaaaaataaacacaaggcAAAAAACAATCACGCTCCATAAATATGTTCGTGATGCTTATCATGCTTATTATATTGGAAGATTCAAGTGCCACCAGAAAGCACAACTGCATTAGACTGTAAGGTGTTAattttgttgctattttatCTCCATCATTTGTATATGTATCTCTGTATATGAGTACAAAGCACAGGGGGAAAGTTGTCCAAAATGGGTACTATTTGAGTATGAGTACCATCGTGATCAAGCTAGTTTTACCTAAAAGATGAATCCAGTTCCATTGTGTCTAAGGGaaaactaaacaagaaaaaaatcctaAGAGAAGGATTTAATTAAACTCACAAGACCAGTGAAAAGAAACCCTTTGGCGAGGTTGACAATTTGCATGTCTGAGGTCCTAATTATAGTTACAGggaaaatgcagtgttttttcattattaataataaatatcatGTCCCACACGCAGAGTAGATGCCATGCATACTTTCccctttcactttttatttctgcatgaTTGCAGTCTATTTATTCTTATTGGTCTGAATAAATCAACAAGACGGGCACTTCAACAAATATTTTCCTCCGTTTTATACAAGTTTTCTCTCTATTTTGGACTTACTTTATCCCAAGGACAGGGAGGTATCAACTGaataacattattacattttatttacaaagatTATCTGAACATAACCTgtgcttttttgtttatatCCCAGGAGGGAAAAATCATAACTGACAGCTAAAACTATTGACCACTCTGTCCCAATTTGCTGCACCCTGTTCTTGACAAGCATTTATAAGTAATCTAATAAGGATTTCAGTCATGTTGTTTAGATGTATTGACAGACACTGTGGAACCATTAATAGCTGTAACAATAGTGGCATGGACACGTTAGAGGTGGTTGAGGCCAGTTCTGGAAAACAACCAGCcaggaaacaaacacaatgaaataaCAATTCATGAGTTTATGAAAGATACAAAGATTTGATGGTCAATTTGAAATCTTGCATATATAATGAATACTTtttgcatattaaaataatcaattaaatCATCACTGTCACTATTGCTACAACCTTCCTTAAAAAAGAGgtaattgttaaaaaatgtaggCAAGTCATTTCCTgtctgtatattttgtaaagttATCAGTTTGAAACCTGTAACATAGTGAATGAAGAGACTGATTATATGGGTCTCTAATCATATAATGGGCTGTGATCACTTTAACATTATTACTTACAGTGGCTTTGATACACtgccttttcttttaaataaacagaaacaaaagcctGTTTTGACTAAATGGACTTGAATACAGATGTTCTGTCACCACCTATGTGCCATTTGTTGCATTACCAtggatttaaagttaaaattattgtatattGGTGAAGAGCCTTTCAGTATGACTGAAGTATGACTGAGAATTTGATGAACTTAACCTTAACTGAGTGAAATTTAGCAGGTGCACAGTATGATTGACAGACTGACAAGAATACTACTGGGTATAGTGAAAAGGTGGGCAGCAGGGTATTTGTTACTGGaacaaaatcacacaaacacttacaatTTGCAAAATACCACAGCGACAGaaactttaataaatattaaacactaAGTTCTTCTTCATATGTACATGTATCATACAGAAAAGTCCATAGGTGCTTTGCAGTTGCTGCAAGTTAAAGATATACCAATAATAAACTTTTAGAAGAAAATATACAGGCCCCTCAAAGCTTTGCTGCTGATGTATTTAGAagacaagtaaatgtattttgtatatatatatatgtgtgtgtctgtgtgtgtgtgtttgtttgtttgtgtgtactgtcTTTTGTATATACATGAAGGACATTGCTTCTAGCAGCATTGACAAAAATAAGCACCACAATTTTACTGACcatttaaaaaggtaaacaaatgtcaaagtaaaatgttttcccCTCAAAATCCAGAAAGCAACAAGTGTTTTGGCAACTCCCTCACCGGTCTTCCTCACTCTATCTTAACTTCAAGAGAAATAAGAGCCCTCCAGCTGTCAGACAGACGCTTGCTTTTGGAAAAGGCAATACAATGTCGGCAGATTTTGAAACTGACTTGGAAATTGTCTTGCTTTTAAACCTTCAAATTCCCAATTTGCAGTGTATACAGAGTATTCCGGGTGTTGGCTGTGTAAACATGGACCCATCTAACTTACAGTGGCTGTTAGGAGCTGAGATATATTCCAATTCCTTTGGGGGAAATGAACTGCAGTCCTGGGCTGTAACACAACATAGGATAGTGATCTGGATTCTAAGTGGTAGATTTTGTTGCTCCATAAGTGCCGGTAAGGATAATACCATTGCAAACTAAACTACTTCTTATTAACAACATTCATTGGATGAATCTTCAAACACGACTGTAGGTGGTTTGGAGGGATAAAAGCTTGGTGTAAAGTGCTGATCAAACAAGATGTACACATTTCATCCATTCTGCTTCTCATTATTGTTTACACAGGCAAGACAATTTGCTTCAAATCTGCATCAGTCTGTACTCTAAAGGGCTTATCTCTTTTCAAAGCATCTGTTcaaacatttggacattttattCTCTCGCTGAAACAGCCCTGGCTGTTATAGTAGTGATATGAAAGTTTGTCTTATGCGGAAAGGCTTACAAAAGTCTGTAAAGCGATGGTTCATCTCTATAAGAGAAATGAGGAGGCTTGACCTATTGTGCTGTTTGGCCTCTCTTCATCCTGAGAAGATAGTTGCGTTTCTCCTCCAGAAGCTCCTGGATGCGTTTGTTCCTGGTTCTTTCTCGCAGGTTGACCCGACACTTTGGGATCAGGTTGTTTTGAGAGATGTCATTGTCCATGCTGATGATCCTGTTGTATGAGATGTCAATGGAGTTATTTTCAGTGTTCTCACTAACTTTTTGCTGAGATGTTTGGATAGAGCTGGCGGTCGTTGTAATTGCTGTTCTCCCTGCTGTTGGAATGAAGGCGGTAGTAGTTGAGGTGCTTGCAAGGTCTGAGGTTGTCAAGGGAACGCCTGCAGGGATGTACTCAGATAGGTCCAACCAGGGTAAGGAGTCCAGATTTTTCATATCCTCATTGTTGATGGTTGGGCTCACCATGGCGAGGCCATTGTCCAGTACTACGGTCTCAGTGGCCACTCCCACACTTCCATGCGACACTGTGATGTCATCACCATTCATGATGGTCATGCTGGTTACCGTGACATCATTGCCACTGGTCGTTCCGACATCACTAAGTGGCATGGTTCCACTGGACATCGTAACAGCATCAAAATCAATGCCATCAGTGGGTGCTACAAGATCCTCGAATGAGCTGGGTGTGGttgcttcagtgtgtgtgctgccaTGGTGCCACAGTGGAGTTTCCTCTGCTGTGTCATTCCTGACGAATGTAGCATTGATTTTTGGCTCAGGAGAAGGCAGGTTTGTTGTTATACCATATACATCAGTACTAAAGGAAATAGTGGAAGCAAAGTATTCACTGGATGGTTCTGGACTTTTATATAGAGAGGGTGCTGCGGTGAAATAcaataatgttttctcctttgggtttttctttttcaccgTGGCTTTATTCTGATAAACCTTGGCCTGTGAGTTTAAaagatttttggtttttggttttgggCTCTTTTTCGGCTTCGTATTTGTTTGAGTTTGTCTTGTCATTCCTGTCTTTGGCTGCATGTTCTTTTTGGAACTGGTCTTTGAAGGAACCTCGTTTTTGGATGTGGGTTTGAGATTTTTTGTCTGAATAGTCTTCATTAGAGTAGTCTTTTTGGGGTACGTTTTTGCCGGAGTAGTCTTTTTGGAATTAGTTATCTCTAGAGTGGTCTTTTTGGGAGTTGTTTTGTCTGGACTAGTCTTTTTAGCAGTTGCTTTATTTGGACTACTATTTTTAAGAGTGGTTTTGTCtggattgtttttttggttAGTTATTTTGTGTGGAAAAGTGTTTTTAGGAGCAGGTTTTGCTGGAGTGATCATTTTGGGAATTGTGTTTGGTGGAGTGGCCTTTTTGAGAGCAGTTCTTGCTGGAGTGGTTATTTTGGGAGTTGTGTTTGGTGAAGTGCTCACTCTGGGGGTTGAAACTTGTTTAATCTTTTTGATGTTGCTGTTGGGTGAAGTATTCTTGATTGGAGgagaatttgttttcttttttggattGACCTTCGGCGGAACATCTTTTGCTGTAGTATTTTTCAGCGCAGTATTTATTTTCGGATTGATCTTTAGGGGAATCGTCTTTTTGGGGTTTTTCTTCTGTGGAAAATTCTTTTTTGGCTTGGATTTTAGAggattgtctgtttttgtgctttttgctgGATTCCTCATTGCTGTACTGGTTGTTGCTTGAAGTTCTGTAGTACTTATCATACCAGGTGTTGGTGGAGTATTTGCAGTGCTCGGTAACTGTGGATCTGTCCTCTCATCTATGTCTGGGACAAGTGGCAGGGAATGAGGCACAACACTGCGAGAGGGAATAAGAACTGAGGTAGTTACTGTGGTAGATGTGTTAGAAAGGAAAGAAATGCTTGTTGTAACTGTTGGATAACTGCCGATCCTTTC
This window encodes:
- the si:dkeyp-72g9.4 gene encoding uncharacterized protein si:dkeyp-72g9.4, whose translation is MRPRSRLVSKRSLLLPTITEGTEETVRDLNEAKTLQITGHGQSVSSEDYFLSICHLAHPTFPTRDVSLDNFQTRQLDALYQRPRLSRLSRTTSTTYGRGPAGEAHVSNLQQEEEKQLNDKLVFGSCDPLEYLYGHQNNLSGSTRRTFVVEGKFTKQHKSTCEGQTRSRAHSIPHASSPNLSCQRKSSCPGFHTSTNISVPDISPKHSLSRLEAKKGSPADRGAEGERQNPTFKQSLISQWITDCRSAWRETRVRACMLPAIAEI